The region CTTTTGGGAGAGTCTGGGGAGAGTCATATGGGGACACGGTTGGGCCAAAGggagggatggggctgggggagaggaaaaTATCCAAGGATTTTAAAagtgaatgggggggggggaagatgagTAGAACATCAGGCATAGACGGATGTGGGTGAAATTTTAGAGGGTGCTTGTGTGTGTATGGAGGGCTTCATATGCTTGCCAGAGGAGCTGAATATTTTCCCTGGGGAAACGAGCACCATAGACgctgagagagaagggaaggggctcAGATCTGAgtattagaaattttttttctagggCCAGAATGAAGGTACCACCAAGGGCAAGCTTGAAACACATGAGTTTTAGATTGAGAAATTGAATCCCCGAGAGGAGGAGGGACCACCCCAAGGACATCCAGGCAACTCCAACTTAGGTCTCCTAGGCTCCCCGCCAAGGAACAGAGACTTGGCTGGGCCCAGAGAAAAGCTGCCAGCCAGCTGTGTGCCATCTGCCTGCCTCCTGCTGGGGGAAGGAGGATCGACCAGCCGTTTCCTGAGGCTGCCACCAGCTGCGCCACGGTCACCTCCGGGCACCCTCTGCGGGTCGACGAGAGAAGGAACCACAGCTCCCAGAGGACCCCGGGACACAACGTCTTGTACGCACGCGCATGCCAAAGAGGTGCCGTTCGCCTGCCACCTGCTGGTCCACATGAGGAACTACACTCCCTTGCAGGTAAGGACGCTCCTGCGGATGGGACGCAGGCGCAGAGCTACCACTCCAGGAGGACCCGGAGGCCACGCGGCCTCCCGCGGTAGgagaaactacatttcccagaagttTTCGTTCGCAGCTGCAGAGCCTAATCGCTTTGGAATTAGCGGGCGTGGGGACGTCGCGACCGGCGGCTGGACATGGCTTTCTTGATCGGAGCCGTAGGTCGCCAGTTGGGTCGCGTCAGGTGAGTCCTCACGGGGTCCCTTCCCCAAATCTGGAAATAAGGGCTGTGTCGGGGGCTGGTGTCAGCTGTTTACTGACAATATGATTTGCCAACGCCTTGCGCCTTGGTGGAGCCCCTCCTTGAACCCAGGCTCCGTCCAGGCACCGATAggggagctgaggctcagagtggtgggACGTCACGCCGAAGTCACAGCGCCCCCTCTGACCTTCCTCGCCATCTCTCTTCCCCCCGCAGGTGGCTCCAGCCCCGCGCCTGGCTGGGGCTCCCCGACGCCTGGGGACTTCCTGCCACACAGCAGAACCGGGGAAAGGCGCGTGGAAACGAGTATCAGCCGAGCAACATCAAACGCAAGCACAAACACGGCTGGATCCGGCGCCTGAGCACACCGTCCGGCGTCCAGGTCATCCTTCGCCGCATGCACAAAGGCCGCAAGTCGCTGAGCCATTAAGGAGCGCGAAGCTGCCGGCAGGACCCCCATTAGAGCATTTCTCTGCCCTGGGACCTCTCCTGCCGTCTTTTTTATGGGGAGCCAGGACAACTCAGACATGAGCGCTCCTCAAATTGTGGAGTCGGCCCCTGGGGGGAACGTCTGGGGTTGGACTGAGAGTGGGAGTAGGAAGTCAGACCTTGCCTAGTCCTTTTCTACGCTATTGAATTAGGAAGAATTTCGAACATATGGCAATAGTCCACAATGAACCCTGGGTACTCAGTACACAGCTCTGACCACCAATTACCCacaaccccccgccccctcctgtgTTATTTGGGAGCAAATCTCAGGCATTGGGTTATTTCTTCTGTATTAAATAAGAAATCTCTCCAAGAAGATGAGGACTCTTTAAAACATAATCACAAAACTTTTCCCACCTAAAAAATGGTTAACAATTCCTTAATATTGTCTAATAAATGTTCAAATTTCCATTTGTCTTATATATGTCATTATTTTTCACAGGTCTGGGAAGGCTTGTCGGGAGTTAGGGTTTGAAtcctcctgctccttggggatGGGTTGTGTGAGCTTGAGCAAGGCCTCAGCCCTCTGAAGCTCATTTGGCTCCTACGAAATGAGGTGCTTATTTCTCCTTTGCTGCATTGTTGCAATAATAATACTCAGTAGCTTCCACCTAGTACTactgggtacttttttttttttaagattttatttatttatttgacagagagagacacagtgagagagggaacacaagcagggggagcgggagagggagaagcaggcttcccgctgagcagggagcccaatgcggggctcgatcccaggaccccgggatcatgacctgagctgaaggcagacgcctgaggactgagccacccaggcgcccctgccgaGTACTTCCTAGGTACTGGGTGCCGAGTCCTTGtctggtgggcaggggaggagcacTTGATTTGTACCCAGGCCGTTTGTAGACAGCGGAGTCAGAGCTGAGAGAGGATCGTAAGGGCTGTGGGAGCTCGGAGGAAGTTTCACCCGGCTTGCACTTGGGAAGAATGTAGTCAGAGAAGTCTTCCTGAAAGACGTAGCAGGGCCTGGGAGGGCCCAAAGGGAGAAAGGATTAGACCCAGGGGTCAGGATAAAAGATGGATGAGAGAGGCCGGAGTGTCTCAAAATTCGGGGCCAAGGAGATGGGACTGGATCCTTGGGGGACTGGGGAGCCACGGGGGCATAGGAACGAGAATTTGAGCTGTCGTTTG is a window of Zalophus californianus isolate mZalCal1 chromosome 1, mZalCal1.pri.v2, whole genome shotgun sequence DNA encoding:
- the MRPL34 gene encoding 39S ribosomal protein L34, mitochondrial; translation: MAFLIGAVGRQLGRVRWLQPRAWLGLPDAWGLPATQQNRGKARGNEYQPSNIKRKHKHGWIRRLSTPSGVQVILRRMHKGRKSLSH